The Nitrospira sp. sequence GACAGTCCCACGCTCTACGGCAGCGTGTTCAACTCGAATTTCGCCCGGGCGACGTGGGAACTGAAGAAGGAGCAAGAGGTGGGCGAGGATCGGCTTATTATCGGGCTCCTCAATCGGAAGTCCAATCTCTCTCGGCTCCATGCGCCTATCGGCCTTCAGATTAGCCATGAGGACGGCGGGACCCGCATCACGTTTGAGCCCTATGACCTGGCCGACGTGCCGGATATGGCGGCGGAGCTGCCCCTTCCAAACCGGATTCGGAATCTTTTGGAGAGCGACGGAACCCCTCGATACGCGAAAGCGATCGCGGATGAACTGGGAGCCTCGTTGCCCAATGTCCGCACGACCCTCTCCCGGAACGACGGACGAAAATGGGTGCACCTCCAAGGGGAGGGAAAAGAGCTCCTATGGACGGTCCTGAATGCCCGAAATTGATGTTCAACAACGATGTTCAACAAGGGTTGTTGTACAACAACATTTTGACATGTTGAACAAACCACTTAAGTGCTTGTTCTGAAAAGGAAACCATTGTTTAACATGAGTGTTGAAGATGCATGTTGTACAACAGTCCCCCTCTCTTTAGAGAGGGGAGTGTTGAACATGTTGTTAAAGAGAAGAGGGAAACCCATGAGGAAGGACCTCACGAAGGTGAATCAGGTGGCTCAGGGGAATGCGGCAGCCGATCCGGTTCTGAACTAGAGGAAAAGAGAATGCCGTTTGAAAAAGGAAGAGAAAAGACGGGAGGCAGGCAGATGGGCACCCCCAATCAAGCCACGGTTGAATTTAAGGAGTTCTGGCAGCAGTTTTTTGAATCTGAGGAATATCGCGAGAACTTAAAGACAAGGCTGCTGGCCGGCAAAGCCGATCACATGGAGCGCTATGCGGCGGAGTTATTGTACGGGCGGCCACGCCAAGAGATCAGCGTAGAGGACAACGCCCTCAGCATCACCATCAACAGGGGGCTCGTCGGTGACCGCCCGCAGAACGGCCCTGTGCTGATCGAGGATCAGGCCACACGTGGCATCATAGACGACAGCAGGGCCGATAACGGGATGTGATGAAGCAACCACTGCTCACCAAGCGCCTGTATAGCCTGCCGGAAGCGGCCATGTATCTGGGCCGGTCGACCTGGTCGATACGTCGACTGATCTGGAATGGCGAGCTCCCCCAGGTTCGTGCCGGGGGCCGAGTCCATGTGGATGTCCGGGACCTGGACGAGTTCATTGACAAGAACAAGGTCTGTGAGGAAGCGGCTCATTCCGTATGGCGGCAGCTTGACACAGGGAAAGCAGATCTGTTATCTAACCAGATAACATGAGAATTAGGGCTATCCGTGAAGCAAAAGGACTATCAATTCGGGCACTCGCCGCGAAGGCCAAGATGGGCTATCCGTTCCTGTGTAACGTCGAGAATGGCAAGGCAGACCCATCACTGAGTACGCTGAGGCGGCTCGCCAAGGCTTTGAAGGTAAAAGTCGTGGAGCTTATTGACGAGTAGGGAGGACGCTTATGGGCATGCTCTATCGGCGAAAGAAACGCGATCCCATCACGCAAGCCTTGGTCGAGTTCGGCCCATGGTGGATGAAGTATTACCGGCAAGGACGACCCTTCTACGAAAGCACGGAGACTGAGGATAAGACCGAAGCCCGGCGCAAGTTGAAGAAACGAGAGGGGGAGGTCGCATTAGGACTGCACTATGGCCCACAGGTCGAGCGTACGAAGTTTGAGGATCTCGTGATCGGGATCCAGCAAGACTACACGATGAACGCCCGTAAGACCTTACGGCGCTTGCAAGAGTATGTGGCTCACTTATCCGGTTTCTTCAGCCATATGCGGGCCTCAGCCATCACCACAGACAAGATCAAGGCTTACATCACCCAACGCCAGGAAGCGGGCGCGGCGAACGGCACGGTGAACCGAGAGATTGGGATCTTAAAGCGGATGTTTCGCCTGGCCCATCAACAGACGCCCCCCAAAGTCGCCCGGATTCCCTATATCCCAATGCTGGAGGAGCGCAACATTCGATCGGGCTTTTTTGAGCACGAAGACTTTTTGGCTCTTCGCGGGGCCTTGCCGGATTATGCCCAGGTGACGGTGACCCTTGCCTATTACAGCGGGATGCGAATGGGGGAAGTGTCCTCGCTACAGTGGAATCAGGTCAATTGGTTGGAAGGCAAACTCTACTTGCGAGCTCAGGACACCAAGACCGATACACCACGGGTTCTCTATCTCACTGGTGACTTACTGCGGGTCCTGACGGCCTGGAAGCAGCGCTGTGATCAGAATTGGCCACAATGCTCGTGGATTTGTCACCGGGGCGGAGTGCGGCTGGAATCGCTTAAGCATTCGTGGAGGAAGGGTTGTGAAGCGGTAGGGCTCGGAAGAATGACTGAAGTTGAAGGCACAGAGGAAAAGGTATGGGTTGGAAAGATCCCGCATGATTTCCGTCGCACTGCCGTTCGAAATATGGTTCGCGCTGGCGTCCCCGAGAAGGTGGCCATGGCGATCAGCGGACACAAAACTCGATCTGTGTTCGATCGGTATAACATCGTAAACGAAGCGGATCTCGAACGCGCCGCACGTTCTTTGACGGAATATTTTGAACGGGAAAAATCAAAAATGGTTACACTTTCGGTTACACCAGCAAAATGGAATGAGCGGGTGAGGGGAGAGGACGAAGCCGAACTGGTTGGAATGTCAGCGGGAAGTGTGGAGCTGGCGAGAGGAATCGAACCTCCAACCTGCGGTTTACAAATCAGTTACAAGGGGTTGTTCAAGTCTTTGAAGATTTGGGCAATCCCTCCTTCCTTCAATCACAGAGCCAATTTCGTTGTCGTTTGACTTCGTACCCCTTCATCTCAATTCAGCCCGTCTTGTTGCTGGGACTAACACCCTAATAACACCTGTCACCCCGGGATGATCGGCAGACCCCCCACCCCCCTTAGGAATGGGTCCCATATTGGATTTGCAGCACCTGGACAAAAGGATGACTTGGGATTAATCTGGCCAGAATAAGTGCTGGCTATCGATTAGATTTCTTGCTTTTTGCAGCGTGGCTGCCTCTGCCTTCAACGAGATATTGTCCCGCCTTATTTCTGGACACGTCCTGACACTTGAGCAAGCACTGTTTCTATAGTCTCGTAGACACAATTCGCGACGGCGGTATTGCCTTGTGGCGAATAGTGGCTATCCAGGAACCGGACAGCAGGATCTAACTCTAACAGGCAGGGACTGGGATCAATGTAGGGAATGCTGGCCTGATCCAACATTCGCTTCCCGAGGGATAGGGGTGTGCTGAGGCTCTGAAGATCTGTCCTACTAGGGAACCACACCACGAGAGGAATCGACCCCGCTTCTTCGGCCGACCGTATAAACGTCCTCAAAATCTCTATATTGGTCGACAGAATGGCTTCTTCAGAGAAGTTGGCCCCCGGGGCCGACCAAGCGGGAAACAGACTCGTGATCAGGCGAACGAGATAAGAAGCATGATACCACCGTTTTTGCCAGTCGCCCGGTCGGTAACCAATGTCATACTTGATAGAGGGAAGTGTCGAAATCCTTGGGGCGGAAAAGATTTCCTCAGGGGAAAGCGGATTCGGATTGATGTTCTGAATCTCTCCATCTCGCAGAACAAACCGAGATTTTGAGAAAGGTAGGCCCCAACCACTGGACACAAAGGGATAGACCCACATCGTGCGGGTGAGATCGTAGTCGATGAAGCCGAAGATCACCACTTTCGGCTTCCACTTGACCACTTCTGTTTCGTATCGTAGATATGCTTGGCCGAGGCTATATCCCGGAACCCCAAAGTTGAGGACCCTATAGTCGTCACCCAGCATCTGATCTACCTTATCTCCCCAGGTCTCTTGAAATATCACCTCATCGCCGAACGCAAAGGAATCCCCTATGATGGCAATATCCGTCTTTCGTTTGAGCTTGACGTACGAAACATCCTGATCTGCGGCGCGGATCTTTTCTTTGCTTGACCAATAGGGTCCTTCCCCCTTATCGAAACTATACCTATTTACTCCGAGGGTCCATCCCATGTGGTCATCATGGACGAAGAACGCACGGTCAGAGCGGCTCTTCTCGACAAAGGGCCGGTAGTCGCGTTTCGTCAGCTCCCAATCCCTCGGCTTCAACACGGTGTTCCCGACCTTTTCACGACCCAAGTCATGACGCACGACGGCTCGGACGGCGAGCTCACCGAGGACAAGGATAACTACCACTGTGATGAGATGCATCGTGACGATCAAACGGAAGGAGCGTGAAGGCGACCGCTTGTGGGTGAGATATCGTCTCAGAACGAGTGTCCCACCTATAAACAAGGTAGCAAGAGCACACCCAAATGCCAGGCCTGGCCGACTGGAGAGGAAGACGTCGAAAGGCCGTGCACCTTTCATATGCAGGGCGGTCATTACCACCGCCGTCGAAACTTCTAAAACGAAAAGGGAGGCAAGCAACAGCACATCGCGCCGTGAGACTTCATTGGCAGCCATTGCAGCCCCTGCCCTGAGTGAGGAAAAGAAATGGGAGAGAGTCGTTTTTGAGCTGACTTTTGAACATCACATGATCTTGTCGGTGGGTTTCTGTTTCGTCGCTAAGTGAAGTCGTAGAAGCGACATCATAGACTCTAGGGGCTTACCCCAGCCTTCGCCTACTAGGCAATCCCCTAGGATCAATTATTAACGCCTAAGTTAATTTAGTTTTATTGAAGATACAATTCCATTGGCGGTGAGACATCTGGATCATTTAGATTTCCTCTGTATCCATTTCCCCCTCTTAGGACAGAAATGGCTCAGACTTTGCTCCCCTATCAAGAGCATGATCGAGCCCCCCACCAGGAAATGTATTTGGGACCCATATTGGGTTTGCAGCACCAGGGCAAAAGGAGGCGGTAGGCGAATTGCAGCCTTAACAGAGGCTATTAAAATCCGTCTGGCAAGATCGTCTTGTCACCTGCGGCTTGATTAATTTGTGGATATCGACCATCCTCTTGTCGATTCAAAAAGAAATTTTGAGTTCAACACAAGAACAGGAGACATTTCCTGGCCGTTTCGTTCGCGTATCCCCTTCCTGGCTTAAGGGCACTCGGAATAACAGACGTTCTGATAGGTAAAGACATTTGGCGCGGTGGGGTTAATCGTGAGTTTGAGCCATTCATTCGGTACATTGGTGGAGCCTTGCACCGTGATGCGCGTGAGGTTTGGCACGGGTTGCGTTGAGTGTATCGGAGAAAGGACCACACCACCGGTACAGCCAGTGGTCGTCGTGGTATTCACACATCCGGTTCTATCGGTCGGATCCAATGGTCGGTCCACCCGATAGCGATGCGTATCACCGTTGAGCAACAGCACGGGGCCTCCATAGGCGACGGCCTTAGTGGCCAGCGCCTGCACAAACGCACGATAGCCTGTCAGCCCATCACCACCAGCCGCCGTTGCCGTGAGATCCCACATGTCGGCCTGAATGGCGATCACCACCGCCCCGGCCTTCTTGGCTTGGGCAATCTTAAACGCTCGGTTTAGCCAGCGCAGATTGGCCGCGTTGCGGTCCGTGACTTCCTGCTGACGAGCCGATTCGTTTAAGAACGGCGAACCCGTGCCGCCATTCCAGCGCAACCCATCGTTGTTGGAGCCGGGGATGTTCAACGTGATGAAGACCACATTGGACTGGGTCCACATGACGTTCTCCACGAACTGCGCATCCGCGGGGACCGTAAATTCCTGGGCTTGGGACTTCACTTCTTTTGGGGTGCCGCCAATGGTGTACCCCGGAATCGGGAAAAATAGCTGGCGGACAGCCGCCAGTTCATTCAAGGGGTAGCCGCTGGTAGATTCCTTTGCTTTGTGGCAGTCCGTCCACTCATTATCACCAGGGGTATAGACGAAGGGATCAGTGAATTTCTGAAAGATATCAAAAATCTCCTGATTATAATGAGGCAGAGCGGCTGTGGGGATCGGGCTCAATCCTGCGCCTGTGCAGGGCTGGCTCCCTGCGTGGATATCGCCGACGTGGATCACGAGGCTCACATCGGGATCGTTGTTGACCGAGTTGTAGAGGAGTGGCGCATTCGTTTTTAGGGTGGAACTATAGGGCCATCCACCAAACACGGCGACCGTCAGCGGGCTGCTAGGATGTTCTGCCAGCGCTGCGCTCGTGCATACGAGACTGGCCACCGCATACACGGTCGCCAATCGTAGAGACTTTCTCAGCATTGTCCTTCCCCTCTCAGTGGAAGTAACCATAAACCCCAGTACACGAACCATTCCCGCTAACTACTGGTAGCAACCTCCTCCGCAAGCCCCCCTCGCACCGGCATACCCCCACCGGCTTAGGTAACGGGTCCCATATTGGGGTTGCAACGCCAGGGCAACAAAACTGAAGGATCTATGCAATTAACTAAGGGGTGTCGGCTTAGTGTGATAACCATACAAGACAGCGCTTCACTATTCACTTCTTCGTCAATCTTCCTATACTTTGTTGGCCCACTATCTGTTATCCCAAGCAGCCTTCTCACGTGTAACTCTTTAGTTCTACATATTAGTACTCCAGAATATCTTTAGGGCATTCAGGTTGCTGTTATAGACTTTAGGAAGTATGCAGAATGAACCGTGCGCGAATACCTCATACTTCCCAGAGAATGATTAGGAGACAATGATGGCTAATATGGTTGCAGGTTTCTTCTGCACTCGCACACACGCGGAACAGACGAAGTCCGAACTCGCAAAGTTCAAGAATATTCCTGCTATCCATATGCAGGTCTACGACCACCCCGGGGTTCAGCCCATGGCCCGTACCGACAGAAGCTGGTGTGACAGTCTTAAGGACTACCTTGGATTTGGTCACTCAAGTCAGGCTCTGTACCCTGAAGGCGTTCGGCGTGGCGGGCCGGTTCTCGAGGTCACAGCTGAGGCGTGTCACATCAACGCGATTGCCGCTTTGTTGAATCGATGCGGGGCGGAGGACATCTCGATCTTCACGGCAGCAGAGGCGACGGTTGGGCAACAAGAGTAGTCTCCTACGATATTTATCAAGGCAACCACACCACTGTATTGCCCCGCTTCTGCCACTCGCATGGTGGCAGGGGTGTGGATCAATCCATAACCCTTTCCTTCCTCGTCGTGCCTCTTGCTCCAACGCTTCAAGCGCTGTATTGCCTGGCGCATACTTCCGATACCACCAGCACCGACCTTCTTTGACTTACTCTGTATCGTGACATTCTGGGCGAGCTCAAGTTGGACCTGGCTTGTTTCCCTCGCTCTCCAAAGGTCTGCTTCTTCCCTCCCATAGCCGTTGGGCCTTACAAGAGACGCACCATTTTTCTGGTCACTGTTTTACACATTCGATCAGCACTGCAGGAGGGTGAGCGAGATAGTCATTCCAGAATGCTCCATCCTCCATCCCCTGTGGATGGGGAGAAACCTCCGGCAAATGAACTTTGAAATCCTGGAATCCTGCCGCAGTAAACGCGTTCTCGTATGCCTCTAGGGGTAAATAGTAGTTCTCGATCTGGATTGAGGAGTCATCGAGATAGACCGTCCAGACGATTGGAGCGCCTTCATAGGCGTGGTCTGTGAGCGTAATCGTGAAGCCATATTTCCGATAATCCGTATGCCTGAAGGTGTAGAGATCAGGATTCCCGGTGAAGGTGACGAACCGTCCTCCTGGCTTTAAACGGCTCGCGAGCCCACGACACATGGCCAAGAGCTCGTCCTGGTTACGTGCGTAGACCAAGAGCCAGGCGGACACCGCGAGATCGAACTCCTGCTGAACTCTTTCTGTACAGGCATCTTCGACGCGGTATGTAATGCCCAGCGGATGATGCGCTTCCTGATCGAGGGCTAAACGAATCATGGCTTCAGAGAGATCAATGCCTACGACTTGACCCGCACCCCACTGCCGGAGTTTGCGTGTGTAGAACCCTTCTCCACAGGCGACATCCACGACTTTTTTCCCTTCAATGTTCCCGAGACGCTTCAGTATGGAAAACGTCTCGATCCGCGAACGCCACGGATGCTCTTTGCATTGCTTATATTGCGAGGCAATCGCGTTATAGTCAGTGGTCATCAGTTTTCATCCGATAGCCAAAGGAACGACGTAGAAGTTACCACAGCCTGCCGCAATCCGCACACCCTCCCACCCGTCGTGGTTCTGAGACTCTCTTGAGGCATTCGCCACCGGGGCAAAATGGGAGAGCTACACTCTTACCCTAGGGGTCTTCTTAGTGGGGTAATCATACAAAATAGACCTCTCACACTCTCATTTATGCGACACATTTATATTGGTACTGCCTGTAGATTCTAAGTAGTTTCACGTGTAAGTCATTACATCTACGTACGAATCGCTCATAGTGTTCTGGGCATATCCTTCCTGGCATTCAACTTGCGGTTATCTTGTGGGGGGCGGCTTACAAGGGAGGTGGATATGCAACAGGGATTGCATGTGCCCAGAACAATCAGGGCGGCCTTGTTTGTCCAATATGAATGGCATCTCACGCCGAGAGGATGGATTCTCGGGGGGTGGTGTACACCTGAATCGGTCACCTCACCAACGCCGCCTCCAGATGATCGTGTTGAGACATGGATGATCACAGCAACACCCTACAAGAACCTGTGCGTTCCTGCGCAACAGCAATGGTCGCTCGTCTGGGTCTCTTCTCAACATAGTGCGGCCCAGCGACGCGCATTACGGGCGTGGCATCGTCTGCCCGCGCAAGGGTGGGAGGATTCTACGCCCACCTCTTGGGACTTTCCTCTGAACTAGTCTTAAGTGTGCCCGCTACCGACCAACCCATAAATGGCGCACTCTGCCCACGTCATGGGCTGAGGACTCTCTTAAGGGATGCAACACCAGAGCAAAAGGTGGGTGGCCACTCTAGCGCGATGTGCAGGTAGAGGAGGCTAGGCAACGTAAACTAGGGAGAATGGTATAGAATAGATCGGCTATTTGTGCTAATGCTATTCCCCTCATGAAAGAGGGGGGCATGATCGCCCAAGGCTACAAAGACTTGAGCCACCGCGAGCGCCAGGTTCTGCAAGCGGTCTGGGATGGGCTGAGAGTCAAGGAAATTGGGGGTCGCCTAAGAATTGCCTCACGGACGGTGGAGTATCACAAAGCGGTGATCCTGAGAAAGTGGCATTGCCGGAATTTCCTAACTGTCTGTCGCTTAGCCTTGAAGCGGAGATATTTGAAGATCTAGCTGGGAGTTTCATGCCTCTTCTTCATTGAGGCTCTCCACTCTCACGGTGGAAGGGGGTGAGGATCTACCCATAACCCTTTCCTCGTTTCTCGTGCTTCCTGTTCCAACCCTTCCAGGACTGTATCACCTGGGGCATATTTTCTATACCACCAGCACCACCCACCTTTGACTAGTTCATGGTTCAAGTTGCGATTATCCGCCAATACTACAGTACCGAGCGTGCGCCCATACCTATCCTTGCCGGTTGTCTGAATCGTGACGTTCTGACCAAAACTTAAGTTAGACGTGGCCTGCTTCGCCCACTTACCGAAAGCCTGTTTCTTCTCTGGGCAATCGATACCCACAAGGCGGATGCGTTCGGCATTCTTGTTGTGAAGAACTTCGATGGTGTCACCATCTTTGACGGAGACCACCCGTCCCGTGAAATCGGTTGCGTGGGATGGATAAGCAAAAAGGGCAAGTAGGACGATAGAGAGAAGTAGGGTTTGATACATCGCACTCATTATAAACTATCCGAAAGTAAGCGATGTAATGTGCCTATTTCAAAGGGCGAGGACGTCCGTATAAAGCTTTCTTAAGTGGTCATCAGACATATCCAAGATTGGCTCATACATGAACGAATTTAAGTGGATATGCTCGGGGGTCATAAGAACTACGCGTTCAAGGATCTGTATTGCGGCAGTCTCACCTCTAAATAACTCCTTAAATTTGGCGAGTAGTGCCTGCGTTTGGTTCGACTTGATTCCACCGAAATATGAAGGGTCGTCAATTCTCATTGTCATGAATCGTTCTGCGACTAACCGTATTGCGATGGAAAGTACTATCTTGTTTTCAAAGTTGATACTCGCACCTGCCACAAGGCATTTGTTAGCTTCCTCTTTTATGATGTCAACCACTGGCTTGTTACCGTTCTCTGAGCTACCGCTTGTTCCAAAAACCTCATTGAAGATTGCGTCGAGTTCGTTTTGAGCAATCCCAATAGAATCCTGTTTCCAATGCAGCAGCGACGTTAGCCTTATGAAACAAGCGTCCTCCTCCCCCTTGGTATATTCGATTATGTTGCGGATAAATGGAATTGAAGCAATTTTCTTTGATGGATCAGTGAAAAAGTTCAGTTTCCAATCTTTAACGAAAATATTCTTAATACCTGTGGCCTGTTTAAGAGAAAGCTCTCCTGCAATACTTCTGGTAGTCATAAGGCAGTGAGAGTACTTGACGAACCTACTTTCCACTGTACGGAAGAAGTCGAAATTATGTGTTAAGAGGATTTGCATAAAGTTCGGTTCGTCAGCTATGTCCTTCAAGTATTGAATGATGGCGTACTTATTCTTGTAGTCGAATGAGTCCGCGATATCATCCACTATAAATAGAGTTTCCTGGCTTGCCTTCTTTCGAGCTTCAACCTCGAAAATAATATTGAGTATATAAAGAGCTTTCTTCTCGCCAGTACTTAAGGTCTTCAGCAGGGTGACTTTATCGACGGAAGCTGTATCAGTCCCGTCTACATAGGTGAATCCCAGAGTAAGCATTGGCTCTTGTCCCAAAATAACCGAGATTCTGTTCTCAGCCATCAGCTTAAACGGAACAAAAAAACGGTCATTAAAGATCTCAATTACCGATTACCATTGGGTTCTCTGTTTACTCGCTTCTTCCTCAATCTTTCTCTTTCTCTCTTCAGCGGCCTGAAATCTTTCAATTAAATCCTTATAAAGATCGATTCGCTCTTTGAAATAGGACTTCCAAATCTCTTCCTTAAAACCCTCAATGTTTGCCAGCTTTGGCAAAAGCTCCTCATGATCGCTGAGATACGCTTGGAATCCTCTAAGGGCCGCATTCTTTGTAATTAGCTTTTCAATCTCTGAAAACTTTTGCCTGAGGTCTTTGTCCTTGGAAATGCTTTCTTTTTCTTCTGCAATCAGCGCCTCCAGTTGCTTGACTGTAGTGACCTCCAATTTCTTGTCACCATTCAAGCTCACTGTATGTTTGGCGTCAAAGAAACCGTTGTCAGCTAAACTCTTCGCTATGGTGGAAGCGTTATAGTAAGTAAATGTACCTTTTTTAAAGTACGTAGACGCAGCTAACAGCTCATTGTATCTCTTGATATACTCTTCGATGGTAGTCTTTACATCCTTCGTAGAAAGAAGCGATAGTACCTTCTCATCGAAAATCATGTCGTACTCGATGTTTGCAAAAGGAGCGTCCTTCTGAGAGATCACCTCGTCCTTAACGCGGATCAAAGCGCGATAAAACTCTACATCGCTTTTTGTAAATGTCGAAGAAATCTCCCTAGCTAGGTCCTTCCTCGATCCAGATTGTTCCTTAAGAGCCTTAATGAATCTCTCCCTGGATGCATCAATATCTTCATGAAGCTTTTCGTATTCTTCTCTCAGCTTGGCATCAACCAATAGCGTCGAAGTTTTCTCTGTATGACCCAAAACTTCATCATAAGGACAAATGACCACAACATTGTCCTTTGGTATAGGCACAGCATTCTCATCGGTAATTACTCTCTTGCATGTTCTGGCAGGGAATATCCGATCCTTCGATACGATGTTCTCAGCTACGTCTTTAAACGTTTGAGCCAGAGAGGTTTTCATTGCTCCATTGGGAGCATAAATGGCGTAAACCTTTTGTCCCGTAAAATCGAAGTCAGTCCTGAGCTTTTTAATTCCATAACAATTTGCGAGGTCAACTTTGAGCTTTTGCATTTATGCTCCGGCTTTTGTTTATTGGACACAATGTAATAGAAAAGGGCACACATTGTATTTGTTTTACAATGTGCGGATCTACGCAAATGGAACGACTCATTGACTTGGTCGGTGGTTTGGATTTACTTCAGATGCTGATTCAAAAGGATTAGACATGTTGAAGATAAATGTGCATAGATCGTCACTGCTTAATCCGAATTGAACCGGGTGGTCGGGAAATAAAAAAATATGCCAATCCTTTGGCAGGTGATCTACCCGGGTCATCGTGTGTTTGCCTTCCTTGGTATAAACATATGCCAAGTCAAATATTCCAGCATCACCACCGTTGAGGACGAGATGAAATACCTCTGCATTTGTTTCTCTCTTATGAGTTATTTCTTCAGCTGTGAGCTGGCTCACATATGCGAATTCAAGCATGTATTTGCATCCTAGGAGAGAGGCCTCTTTGCTTTCCCGCGGTAGCTTTTTGAGTTTTGCCTGCAGCGTTACTATGGTTTCGCTCGCCTCTATAGCACGTGCTTTCCACTGAGCAGAAATCGACAACTGGGCCCAGGACGGCAATGGCTCCGCGAGCAGAAACAAGAGAAGGGATATGAGACATAGTTTCGTTCTCATTTGATAGGCTCCTCTCCTAAATCCAAGCCTTTGACAATTCGTGGATTGCGTTGGGTATGATTTCGCCTCGTGCCGTTCACAAAGCGTTAATTGCATTTGAATGCCGGAGCATTAGGGAGGTAAATGGAGGCGTATTGTAAGATTGTATGTATTTGAGACGCAAGCAGAGTCAGTAGGTATATTACTTCCTCACTTCTCCCATATTGACCATGGTGACAAACCCTCAAACCCACATGTAACACCATCCTAATTCCTCATCACATGTGGATCACATCCGATCCAGTTAGGATCCATTCCGATTCGAAGGTAAGATGGCCGAACTTCGCATCAAAAAGTAAAGTGACGTAAATACCATATGTTCTGCGTTATCACGAGTGGCCCAAGAAATGCTTTAGTACCTCGCTTGAAGAAGGTTGAAGAGTCCACGATGGACTTCTGCACTCTGGAAGCTAGTTTCATTACTGAGTCTCGCAACAATGCTTAGGCCGCAGGGATGAAGGTAGGATCTGAGCGAGTCTGAGTCGCTATCAAATCAGCATTGACCATGTTCAGGAAGG is a genomic window containing:
- a CDS encoding helix-turn-helix domain-containing protein, whose amino-acid sequence is MKQPLLTKRLYSLPEAAMYLGRSTWSIRRLIWNGELPQVRAGGRVHVDVRDLDEFIDKNKVCEEAAHSVWRQLDTGKADLLSNQIT
- a CDS encoding helix-turn-helix transcriptional regulator, with the translated sequence MRIRAIREAKGLSIRALAAKAKMGYPFLCNVENGKADPSLSTLRRLAKALKVKVVELIDE
- a CDS encoding site-specific integrase is translated as MGMLYRRKKRDPITQALVEFGPWWMKYYRQGRPFYESTETEDKTEARRKLKKREGEVALGLHYGPQVERTKFEDLVIGIQQDYTMNARKTLRRLQEYVAHLSGFFSHMRASAITTDKIKAYITQRQEAGAANGTVNREIGILKRMFRLAHQQTPPKVARIPYIPMLEERNIRSGFFEHEDFLALRGALPDYAQVTVTLAYYSGMRMGEVSSLQWNQVNWLEGKLYLRAQDTKTDTPRVLYLTGDLLRVLTAWKQRCDQNWPQCSWICHRGGVRLESLKHSWRKGCEAVGLGRMTEVEGTEEKVWVGKIPHDFRRTAVRNMVRAGVPEKVAMAISGHKTRSVFDRYNIVNEADLERAARSLTEYFEREKSKMVTLSVTPAKWNERVRGEDEAELVGMSAGSVELARGIEPPTCGLQISYKGLFKSLKIWAIPPSFNHRANFVVV
- a CDS encoding SGNH/GDSL hydrolase family protein encodes the protein MAANEVSRRDVLLLASLFVLEVSTAVVMTALHMKGARPFDVFLSSRPGLAFGCALATLFIGGTLVLRRYLTHKRSPSRSFRLIVTMHLITVVVILVLGELAVRAVVRHDLGREKVGNTVLKPRDWELTKRDYRPFVEKSRSDRAFFVHDDHMGWTLGVNRYSFDKGEGPYWSSKEKIRAADQDVSYVKLKRKTDIAIIGDSFAFGDEVIFQETWGDKVDQMLGDDYRVLNFGVPGYSLGQAYLRYETEVVKWKPKVVIFGFIDYDLTRTMWVYPFVSSGWGLPFSKSRFVLRDGEIQNINPNPLSPEEIFSAPRISTLPSIKYDIGYRPGDWQKRWYHASYLVRLITSLFPAWSAPGANFSEEAILSTNIEILRTFIRSAEEAGSIPLVVWFPSRTDLQSLSTPLSLGKRMLDQASIPYIDPSPCLLELDPAVRFLDSHYSPQGNTAVANCVYETIETVLAQVSGRVQK
- a CDS encoding class I SAM-dependent methyltransferase, whose product is MTTDYNAIASQYKQCKEHPWRSRIETFSILKRLGNIEGKKVVDVACGEGFYTRKLRQWGAGQVVGIDLSEAMIRLALDQEAHHPLGITYRVEDACTERVQQEFDLAVSAWLLVYARNQDELLAMCRGLASRLKPGGRFVTFTGNPDLYTFRHTDYRKYGFTITLTDHAYEGAPIVWTVYLDDSSIQIENYYLPLEAYENAFTAAGFQDFKVHLPEVSPHPQGMEDGAFWNDYLAHPPAVLIECVKQ
- a CDS encoding helix-turn-helix transcriptional regulator, which gives rise to MIAQGYKDLSHRERQVLQAVWDGLRVKEIGGRLRIASRTVEYHKAVILRKWHCRNFLTVCRLALKRRYLKI
- a CDS encoding thermonuclease family protein, producing the protein MSAMYQTLLLSIVLLALFAYPSHATDFTGRVVSVKDGDTIEVLHNKNAERIRLVGIDCPEKKQAFGKWAKQATSNLSFGQNVTIQTTGKDRYGRTLGTVVLADNRNLNHELVKGGWCWWYRKYAPGDTVLEGLEQEARETRKGLWVDPHPLPP